In one Thermaerobacter sp. PB12/4term genomic region, the following are encoded:
- a CDS encoding PTS transporter subunit EIIC, translated as MERDIPRRGCVRVAQEESIARSILDVVGRANVRSAEHCMTRLRLELVDAGSVDQNQLKKISGVKGVVRTGSQLQIIFGPGLAERVTAAVASELKSGQGGPAQAPARTQSTIEQKAASPGVRGFLKKIANIFLPLLPAIIGSGLIIGLTNFFVRIGWITDQTTVAGVPLLAVLQVLGGTFLGFMHILVGMNAAREYGGPGAIGALAGMLLIAPSLQNIPNMAPGRGGIIGALIAGAFLGWLYKTVNRRMPDTISVMATPFITVLVGGAVILFVVQPIGFYASNWIATGVKALLDVGGPLVGAVLAGTFLPMVMLGIHQGTVPIHVELINSLGNTPLLPILAMAGAGQVGASLAVYVKTRDRELRQIILSALPVGILGIGEPLIYGVTLPLGRPFIAACLGGAVGGAFIAVTKIGALALGVSGVLLAFLVTSPVLYLLGILISYAAGFAIAYVMGFDESLAQNSRTFAFTAD; from the coding sequence ATGGAGCGAGACATCCCGCGAAGGGGGTGCGTCCGCGTGGCCCAGGAGGAATCCATCGCGCGGAGCATACTGGACGTGGTGGGCCGGGCTAACGTCCGGTCAGCGGAACACTGCATGACGCGCCTGCGCCTGGAATTGGTCGATGCCGGCTCCGTCGACCAGAACCAGCTCAAGAAGATCAGCGGCGTCAAGGGCGTTGTGCGGACCGGCAGCCAGTTGCAGATCATCTTTGGTCCTGGGCTGGCCGAGCGGGTCACCGCAGCGGTTGCCAGCGAGCTGAAGTCCGGGCAGGGCGGCCCGGCGCAGGCTCCGGCGCGAACCCAGAGCACCATCGAGCAGAAGGCAGCATCCCCCGGTGTACGTGGTTTCCTCAAGAAGATCGCCAACATCTTTCTTCCTCTACTGCCTGCCATCATCGGTAGCGGTCTCATCATCGGCCTCACCAACTTCTTCGTTCGCATCGGGTGGATCACGGACCAGACCACCGTCGCCGGAGTGCCCCTTCTGGCCGTGCTGCAGGTCCTTGGCGGTACGTTTCTTGGCTTCATGCACATTCTGGTCGGGATGAACGCGGCGCGGGAGTACGGAGGCCCCGGGGCCATCGGCGCACTGGCCGGCATGCTTCTGATCGCTCCCAGCTTGCAGAACATTCCCAACATGGCCCCCGGCCGTGGCGGCATCATCGGGGCTCTGATCGCAGGTGCCTTTCTCGGATGGCTGTACAAGACGGTGAACCGCCGCATGCCGGACACCATCAGCGTCATGGCGACGCCGTTCATCACGGTGCTGGTTGGTGGTGCCGTGATCCTGTTCGTCGTCCAGCCGATCGGCTTCTACGCGTCCAACTGGATTGCTACTGGCGTCAAGGCGCTGCTGGACGTGGGCGGCCCCCTGGTGGGCGCGGTGCTGGCGGGAACCTTCCTACCTATGGTGATGCTGGGCATCCATCAGGGTACCGTCCCCATTCACGTGGAACTGATCAACTCCCTGGGCAATACGCCGCTGCTGCCGATCCTGGCCATGGCCGGCGCAGGCCAGGTGGGCGCCTCGCTGGCCGTCTATGTGAAAACGCGGGATCGGGAGTTGCGGCAGATCATCCTCAGCGCGCTACCGGTGGGAATCCTGGGCATCGGCGAGCCGCTGATCTATGGTGTAACGCTACCGCTGGGCCGGCCGTTCATCGCCGCCTGTCTGGGGGGCGCAGTGGGCGGTGCCTTCATCGCCGTCACCAAGATCGGTGCCCTGGCCCTGGGCGTATCGGGTGTGCTGCTGGCGTTCCTGGTGACCAGCCCGGTCCTTTACCTGCTGGGCATCCTGATCTCGTACGCCGCCGGCTTTGCCATCGCGTACGTCATGGGCTTCGACGAGAGCCTGGCCCAGAACAGCCGGACCTTCGCCTTCACCGCGGACTGA